The following is a genomic window from Aythya fuligula isolate bAytFul2 chromosome 7, bAytFul2.pri, whole genome shotgun sequence.
CAACCCTGGAAACATCTCCTTGAAAATGAACCCCCTCAAAACTAGAGAAGTAGAAGTGAAAATGGAAGCATTAAGTCCTTAGTCTTGTTTATCAATTATTATGGTCACTGTAATCAACCAGCTGGTTAGGATTAGGAGTCCTAACACATATTGACTGCAGAGGTAATATAAGGTTTTTCCACAGCCTGTGCTCTTTCCTCCCTGACGGGTAGGGTTACATCAGCAAACTGTCACAGATCACTAGTCAGATTTCCAAACACACCAAGCTGTCTAATAATAGACATTATTTCCACTGCAAAACTGTGCTACATGTTGCCCAATCATTAACATTAATTGTAGctgattttttccaaaaactgaCAAGTGATGtaataacattttcatatttaaagtaCTAAGAATGTATCACTGGCAGGAAGTGAAAGACTTTAAAAGATATTAatctgcaggcacacacactCTGATTATATCCAGTACAGCACAGCAGTTTCTCTAAGACGTGTAAAATGGTACCACTTCATGTGCATGTGGTGAAATCTGACTGCAGCTGCCATAAAACTGATGCAAATCCACATCAGGTACACCAGACACCAATTTGGAACCGGAGTTGCATTTTTACATACACTGAGTACTCGATATTTTTTCCACGTGCATTAAATAAGCGAtccaagaaataaaaaccacaGTAGTTACACCCAGATGACacattgaggaaaaaatacaaagccaaATAACTACATTGTTACTTTTGTCAGGCTTTAATACAAACAGGAATAAGTGAGTCCCAGAAAGCCAGCAGAAAATGTCTTAAGACAACCTGCTTTTTCCCAACTTGGATcagaaaagggaacaaaacTTACACGTGTCTGCCCCACTTAAAGGTTATATCACTCTTGCTTAATGAGTTCTGCAAAAACAGTAACTCTGTTCATAGGACTAGGACAATAAAAGATGCTCATTTCTTATCTGATTTTTATCTTACGGATTGTTTACGAGCCAAAGTCACAGCAGACATCTGAAGACAATACTACTGCTGAGAAGTAGTATGttctgctggggcagctgcagaCAACTGCACAGTATGCAGCTCAGGAAAGTCTAAGAACTTCCAACTCATACAAGATTTCCCAACACGTTCCAGTAAGGTTCAGGCCTAGAACAAGAAGCCAAATCTCACAGGATGTGCCACCAGTGGACAGGAGATTCCTATGACTACAGCACGAGAGCAACCAGGCATGTCTTCAGTGTGGGAGCAGCAGCGAAGCaacagctgctgccctgggccTGCAGGGCAAGGCAGACCTAGCTGAGCCATCCTGCCTCGTATCACCTGCCTTGCTTAGGAAAGACTTCAACCTCACGCAGCATCCTCCCAGTCATGCCAACCTCGAGCTTCAGGCTAAACTcgagggaaaaaacaacacaggcaCACAGAGCTGGACTGCAGCTAGGGAGTTTCTGGGCAGTAGCTTCAGGAGATCACACTCAGAGTCTGTTTGGTGTTCCAGTGTCCCAACTCTCACCACCTCTGCTTGTCCCTTACCTCTTCTGTTATCACTTCACCACatttttttgattgcttttacTTGCTTCTCTCCTTGCTAAATCaattcaaaaaataacaaagaatatATAGTTATCACATTTTACCTTTTTCAATCAAGTCCAAATTCAATCAAATTTAAAGCTCTGTGACTAAGCACAAGATCTCCGCAGCAGGTTCAACCAACTAAACCGGAGCTGTGCAGCGGGAGATGCACCCCGTACTGCCAGACTGCAGCAGCTTGCTTAGAACCACTCACCTGCAGGCTTCTGTGAGCATATCTCCAACTCCAATCTAAAGATGTTCAACTTGCATAACCGAGTCAGCATTTCTTTACGTGGTTTCAACAATCATATTTATTCCTTGGTTTAAAAGATTTTGGTTCAACAGTGTTATAAACAGACTTCACAAAATGTGCAATATTTATAAACAGTTCTTAGTTGCAGTGGTAGTAAGAATCTTGACTTCCATCACGAAGTTCAGTTATACAACACAAGGTTGGTTTTGTTCTCCCTCTTCGTCCCCTCTCCAATTGGCACTTCATCGTAAATTGGAGAAACGTTAAAAAGTCCAAAAAGTTAATCTAAACACGATGTTATAAGCACCTTGACACAGCATTACATTCTCATAAggcaaattaatgttttgtaaaGTCTGATTGTGCAACTTGGAGACCTATAAAAGGTGACATAAATGCCAGCCTTCTTGGACAAGAAACAGGCCTTCATTTTTGCTTCAAAGTGTTCACCCCTCCACACCACCCAACCCTTATAAAAAACAGTACAGCTGATAATACAGCAGAATATACCCATTACAGGCAAAAGGAAATTACAGTAGATAAAGGCTGAAAACACAGTGCATAGTAGACAAAATAAgactgttcttaaaaaaagaaaaaagaaaaaacagaagaaaaaaaggaacaccaACCAGCAATGGAATTTTTTCTAGTGATGAGGATTTTTGGACTTCATAAATAAGTGGAAAATTACTAAAATACGTTGCtctataatataaaaaaaaaaagcatgaagtgTTTTCCAGTCGTCACCTAAGCACTAGATGCAACTTTGTAGGAGTAAGTGTTTGGAGGCAGCTTTGAGCTCTGTGTGGTACAGGCATTCCAGCAGGGTAGTGCTGccaacagcagaagaaatcctCCCAGTAAAACACAAAAGCCACTGAAGTAGAATGCAGTGTCATACTCTTGTGTCCAATCATAAAACCAACCTGagggtgaaaataaaaggaaagagcaTCAATGGGGAGttaaactgaacacagcaccgCGACTTAGAAAAGCATCGTTAAATAAAGAGGACAAAATCTAATACACACTTTGACCACTTACAcatgaaaatgtgcttttcatcaaagatgaaaacagaacaaaatcagATTGCCCAGTTCAGGAgaaacaggatttattttttaagattttcatcttttcatcatAATTAGGACCAACCAGAATTAATTTGCCTGTGGGCAGttctttctgttaatttttaaatatctaacTTGACCTTACCTACAATTGGTGGTCCGAGGCTATTCCCAAGTCCAGCAAAGAACATCAATATCCCATACGCATGGGTCAGTTTCTCAATTCCCACAGTCTTCGTTGTTACATATGGAAAAATTGACCAGTTCCCAGTCAGAAAACCCAAAATCCCCGAAAGCATTGCTAGTGTAAGGTAACTTTTGGCAAATGGAATTGCAAACAAGGCCACTCCTGTCATTAGTAAGGTGATTACATATAGATATAAAGTGTTAATCCACTTAAAATCTGCCAGTATTCCTAAAATAAGTTTGCCAACTGCAGTCATAATGCCTATAATGGAAATAAGGGGCATATGATAGTCTTCTTCATCAATGTTTGCACTTCTTGCTACATCTTCCatgaggagggaaggaggaaatcCACCGATATCAAAGAGCAAGATGGCAACAAAGAGAGCTGAAAATACTTTGTTCTTAAAAAGAACAATGGTTTCTTCCCAGTAGTTCAAATAGAGCTGCCACTTTCTTTTGGCAAGTTGCTTGCAGAAGTTTGTCTGTTCCACAACTTTCTTTTTATAAGTGTCTttctcatttacatttattGAGCTTAATACATTCTTATTTATAATGTTATCTTGTTTGAAATCAGGCACATTGTTCACACATTTCTCATCAATACAGCCCTTTTCAAGGATGCTTATGTTTTCTTcaacagtcttttctttttcatggtaAACAAAACATTGGTCTGGGACTTTGTCTACACATGATTTTTCTGGTGAAGGGGAATCTGATGACTCCAATGGTCTCATTAGGCTGCCACATGCTAATATATTTAGAGACAGTGCACCAACTATTAGCAAACAACCATCCAGTCCATACAGGTCAATAAGCTCTCTTTGCAGTGCTGCATATATAAAGAGTCCAACACTTGAgcctataaaatgaaaataagatcGTTTTAAACTGAAGAGCTGAGAACTTCATTCACTAATAACAATTTCCCATATTTCAGCAACTACAAAACACAGTCCCAGGAATGCTGAGTCATCAGTGCTCCTCTTCCCAATTTAACAAACTGGTGTTATCACCTTTGTGAGAATGCACAACCATCTTTATTGAGTATGcccaaaataaacagcttttcaaaatatctGAACAATTTGTAATGATTAACACTAGCAGACACTTCAGAAACAAGTAGGATAAATTTTCTGTCTgacaaaaaacatcaaaaacaattAAGCCATCCTTCTGCCAAGCACATACATCCATATACTCCTTCAGGTACCATTTTGAGTTAGTACAGTTAGAATTTCATCCAacattattttcccctttctcctcacTGCTGCCACCTTCCTCCTCCAAGGCAAGAACAGACCAGTGGTTCACCAAGAGCCCTCCTACAAACAGCAAGTGACTATTTGATGTTTAGGGAGGGTGGCTCACATTTTAGAAGAGCATTTACTCCAAAGGCATTTCTGAAGCCTCGCAGGGGCTCcaaatgcaaacacacatttgaaaaattcggctattcagaagaaaatattgaaaggtACACAATTAATATGGGTACAAGCATTTTATGCAATCCTaataatgtaaagaaaaagctCTTGGCTGAGGCGAGCAGAAGTCTATTGGATTAAAAGTCAATGGATCTCCACTCACGAATACAGAGCATTGGTTTTACAAGTCAAATTAAAGACAATCtttaatttgaaatgattttctgaagACTGCCCCTAGATTTTATTAAAGCAATTCATATACTTTAGTgctaaaaacacaacaaaaacttaTAAAGTTCAGACTTGTTTTATCTTTGAGGTACTAAAATCAACTAAGACTCCATAAGATCAGGCCTTACAGCAGACCACTTGTAAACCCAATAAAAGCCAATGAAAACAATTCTAATGGACGCTTCTGTAGAGGTTCCCCTTCAATATGCTGGTGTGGATCAGGCATTAATATTTTGCAACATTGACCACATTGATCAAGCTTCTCTCTAATAACAGTTATGTGAGAAAAGGGATCAGAGGAGAGACACTGTACAACACAGAAAGCCAGGTGTGGAACAAGGTGCTTCTTTATCTATTCTGACTTGGTTCATTAAGTTAGCAATTCCTTTTGGTATAAAGGACAACACCACACAACCTAAAGACCCAGAGAGAGGATGAGAAAGCCTGTCTAGCATCCTTCAAAGGATTTCCCTTGTATTATCAGAGGCTCATTCCTCTAGGATCCCTGTAACATGCATGGACCTAAAGTTGGGATGACCTTTTGGAAGATTTCAGACATTAGACTCCTTTTATattggaaaataagaaaagaaagaaaagaaaaaaaagcccaaacttCAATTACTCCTTAGCAGACAGAGTTTTGTGAGATCACAGTAACCCAGCACTTATATCTTGTACCTCCAGACTTTCTCTTACCTGTGATCTTGTGTAAGtacaaagagagagaagagagctCTATAGAAAGTTTCCCTTGGCATTACTCATGGCATACAGCCCCAGCTATTTATaatctgctttcattttggtgAACGTCCTTTCCTCATCGTTATGGATAACCTGCACCACACACCTATAAATGTAGTTACTATTTTATGTGAAGCCTGCTGTTACATGATCATTGCTACTATGTTTTGACTTGAGAAGTACTTTGGgaagtaacagaaaaatataatattctGTTTTACTGTTGCCAGAGTAATGGTAGCTGTGTCAGCACTGAAAGGTTTGATGGAGAGAACTACAATTGAAAATCATACCTGTTGAAATCAGACCAAGCGCAAGGCCTCTGCGTTTGTCAAAATATTGGCAAGTGATGGTAACCGTTGCAGTATACAAAAGGCCACATCCAAGCCCTGGAGAAAGATTTGGGATAAAGATTTGGGATGCAATGAAACATGCAGCATACTCTGGGAAATGAATGCCCCCACTTACTCCCCATATGATACAGCGGCGTACCCCAGACACAGAGATATCCTTAGATCTGGCTCAGCACCGGTCACGCTGACAGAGGCATGAGGCTGCCTGCACTGTCCCACCCTTCTCTCCCCACAGCCAGTCCCATTTCCCGAACCCACATGGAGCTGGCTTGGTTTGAGGATTTTACCAGCTCAGGTTCTGTGCTACGTGGAAGCAGCTAAATGGCTTTCAGTCCTGGGGCTGGCCCTGGCAAACAGTACAGCTTCGTCTGCATGGCACCGTGCCCAAGCCAGCATGCCCTGCTGGGTCCTGCTGGCCAGCGAGGTGCCTGGATTCTTGACACAGTTAATCTGCAATTTGATAAACCACCCACAGCAGCCCTCTGCTGCAGAGAGATAGGTCACCCCCTGCCAGGAGAACAGCACTTTCATGCTTAATACCTGAGCATATTAGGTTCAATCCAGTTATGTGGAGAACAACACCACTCCTTAATTATCTCTAATTTACCAAATTTGAATGAGTACATAACAAAATTCCTGAAgagattttattcctttaagaTTAGCACTTCCTGCCCACTGAAGAACTGCTTGAGTCTATCCCTTAGGTAAAACCTGAGTCTTTCCACCTCTAACaactgcatcaacagaggacAAATTGTTTTCGAATTCTGACAAACATTTACCACATGGCAACAGGCTGCCTGTGTGACCCTTCCCCAGATAAAAATAATCCTTGCTAACTGAAGTCCCAGACTACAGCTGCCTATGTGAATCAGCTTCCTCTTCCAGATTTGCAAAGCAAGACTAAGAACGATAAAGACTAAGTGTCTATATAAAAGGGAGCTCTTTCTTACCAACAACAATCCCATATGAAAGATACAGAAAGTATATGTTAGGTGCAAAACTACTCATCATAAGGCCACCAGCCACCATAAAGCCACTGAAGATTGCTACTGGTCTTGCTCCAAAAGATGATACGCATATGCTGCAGACAGGACCtagagaaaaagcaggaaaaacattCGTTGTAAATAGCAGCAACAggaagaacttaaaaaaaaaaaaagcacactcagactgtggaaatgttttgtgtaatacttatttaaatgtataattGAATAACAATCAAGAATACTCATTTTTACgtgattcttaaaaaaataggttataaaaacataaatgatCAAGCCTGCAAATATGTTGCTcaaggagaaactgaaaaaaagaacatgaaattgTATCagggtggggaagaaaagagagaacaaaacattatttaaacaCAGGATGATACATACACATACTTAGCCTATAACACTGTGCCCACAAACCTAAGGACTTGACAAAGGTTCTGAAAAGTGTCTTCATCTGTAGGTACCAAAAAAATAAGACCTTCAGGCAAGCTTTAgtcaagctgttttttttttccatagagacttaaaactgcatttcagaaaagacaGTATTGGTAGTCATCTTGATATAAGATGAAATTTATAAAAGTGAGATAGAAAATAATGTCTTCTGATCATAATCACAGTAACAATGCCACCTGGTGCTTAGATAGAGAAAATATCTGCTGACATGCCAGATAAAGACAAACGGTACTCTCCCCTGATTTTCTGGGGAATTAAATACTTCCCAGGcagcattttattaaataacTGCTTATTTCCCTGTATCGTTTTTTACTGTACAACTATGGAAACCAAAAAGGTATTTATTGAGAATATCCAAAGCAATATTTAAGACGTTTGGAAGAGGTTTCTCCCTCTCTTTATTCCCCAATATTTCTTGGTTGGTTagtttttcaaaacaagaacaaagtgCAGGCAATGTTCATATTCTGCTTGTACTGAATCAGTTCTTCCCTCACAGAAGTTGTAGaataagcatttaattttctgttgtgtGACCTGGAATATGCCTTTTAGTCTGAAGTAGCAAGCAAGCTTGGTGTTCTGCATAAATAAGTAACCAGCAAAGGACTTGGCTTGCAAAATACAAATTCTCTTCTGAAACCCTTCAGTTCCAACTATTCATAAATAGACTTAGCTATTAGTCCCACAATCCTAAACGTGGCAGCCATTAAATTATAAGTTAGATATACGCACAAATGACATTACTtatagaacaacaacaacaacaaaaatccctcACCACCTTTGTATTGCATTCACACCGAGGTAAAGGCACTCCACGATCAATCTGCAAAAGCAGTGGTTCAGGAGTCTGCCATTCGTTCAGGTTGGCCCTCCCTGACTCACACAAAACTCCGGTTCCTGGCAGATGGGAGCTGAGCCGAGAGATGATATAAGGTGAACAAAAACAGTTGGAGCTGATGACGGTGCTTGCCTAGGTTTACAGACAGAAGCAAGCAGCTGGGAATGTAGACAAGGTGTTTGCGTGGTTACCAGCCATGGGACAAGCAGTTCTGGCAGGCAGAAGCATGGATTTGCTAGCAGGTGAAACAATCCTCAGATAGAAGGCAGGTCAGAACTTCTGCCCTGCGTGAGAGTTGTTTAGGGAacttaaaaaagaagagagctTGAATTAGGGCTTACCCAGACAAGAGTCAAGAGttgaagaagaaacaagaaagtcTTCTGGGGAAGCTGGGTTTACAAGGACTTtggaaatgatgaaaaaagaTGTAAGCACTTGCTGCTTCTCAACACCAGCATGCTGTGAGAATGAAAACTGGCCAGAATAACTTGGGCAGAGTAACTTGCCAAGAACAAAAGCTGAGAGCATTAGATTGATGCTGACTCTCAGAATTAATTAGTAGAACTGGCAGATTAAGATAGGTACATTTCTTAAAACcgcagaatttaaaaataaacaaaggatTGGATCTGTATTACACACCAAAAACCTTCTACACTGAAAGAACATTAGGTGGTGATAACAGAATTCAATTAAGCAGAGGAATTTGCACTCTTTTCTACTCTTTATTTCTTACCCACCGCCCTGCTAAAACAAACAGTATCTGTATTTTGACACATTCTTCTTTGAGAAGCTCTCCGCCCAGCCTGCGGTGGTGGTGCTAATAGCGATTGCACTGGTGGCAATCAGAAAATCTGAGGTGAAGCAGGACCGCCCGGCTTCCAGCCAGAGGAAGGCAGACACAGAGCTGAGGAACACATCTGCGTACCCTGACAAGGGCACTTTCCTCTGGAACACCATCAAAGGCATCCCTGACAGGGTCCAAGGAGACATTCTTCCAGCTTCTCTCCATTACGAAAAATAATCCCAAAAAGAGAATAGAAAGTACAAAGAGATCTTTTTGGTCTCACATGGAAAACAACCTGCACAGAGCTAAAGAACCTGCTCCAGTAAACTCAGAATTAAAGTGTCAT
Proteins encoded in this region:
- the SLC16A9 gene encoding monocarboxylate transporter 9, with translation MVFRKPPDGGWGWVIVVVSFFTQFLCYGSPLAVGVLYLEWLDAFGEGKGKTAWVGSLANGIGLLASPVCSICVSSFGARPVAIFSGFMVAGGLMMSSFAPNIYFLYLSYGIVVGLGCGLLYTATVTITCQYFDKRRGLALGLISTGSSVGLFIYAALQRELIDLYGLDGCLLIVGALSLNILACGSLMRPLESSDSPSPEKSCVDKVPDQCFVYHEKEKTVEENISILEKGCIDEKCVNNVPDFKQDNIINKNVLSSINVNEKDTYKKKVVEQTNFCKQLAKRKWQLYLNYWEETIVLFKNKVFSALFVAILLFDIGGFPPSLLMEDVARSANIDEEDYHMPLISIIGIMTAVGKLILGILADFKWINTLYLYVITLLMTGVALFAIPFAKSYLTLAMLSGILGFLTGNWSIFPYVTTKTVGIEKLTHAYGILMFFAGLGNSLGPPIVGWFYDWTQEYDTAFYFSGFCVLLGGFLLLLAALPCWNACTTQSSKLPPNTYSYKVASSA